A genomic segment from Phragmites australis chromosome 6, lpPhrAust1.1, whole genome shotgun sequence encodes:
- the LOC133921901 gene encoding uncharacterized protein LOC133921901 yields the protein MVHRGNQPLMDNSAVLMGLSVPTYTAGSHGQSQITFGLDHLGSAVDNSCSHGQRGSRRSSHTPAQDDGCRLVLGLGPTPEVHSADHQPAGADKSRAPVTLFGRSFSFTDPGMLSLGTHQKNNAGTMLAGNTISFSTVDEGSTSARRSSGGYMPSLLFAPRPSFSFAEEPQDLLDHTDNTNDSTVRDQHRLRLSPEPSEASFGVSSDVVTVASNPGQQAQRRHPKKCRFKGCSKGARGASGLCIAHGGGQRCQKPGCHKGAESRTAYCKAHGGGRRCLQLGCTKSAEGKTDHCIAHGGGRRCGYAGCPKAARGKSGRCIKHGGGKRCSVEGCIRSAEGRVGMCISHGGGRRCQYPDCRKGAQGSTLYCKAHGGGKRCVFEGCAKGAEGSTPLCKAHGGGKRCMYEGGDVCPKSVHGGTDFCVAHGGGKRCAVPGCTKSARGRTDHCVKHGGGKRCRVDGCGKSAQGSTEYCKAHGGGKRCIFGAGCEKFARGRSGLCAAHGTLVASQQQQQRRGGGGSMIGPGLFHGVVRSASAVNMNNEYSSSGVSAVSDCDGSPVAGTRRQELIPPQVLVPHSMKSSPPAVSPPERSREGGVVAIPEGRVHGGGLLSLLGGSFRNVDADKL from the coding sequence ATGGTGCACCGCGGAAACCAGCCTCTTATGGATAATTCTGCGGTGTTAATGGGGCTCTCAGTGCCAACCTACACCGCAGGCAGCCATGGTCAGAGTCAGATAACGTTTGGCCTAGACCATCTGGGTTCAGCAGTGGACAATAGCTGCAGCCATGGCCAGAGAGGTTCGAGGAGATCGAGTCATACACCTGCACAAGATGATGGATGCAGATTAGTCCTTGGACTTGGTCCGACGCCGGAGGTTCACTCAGCTGATCACCAGCCTGCCGGAGCAGACAAGTCGAGAGCACCTGTGACCTTGTTTGGCCGGAGCTTCTCCTTCACTGATCCAGGGATGCTGAGCCTTGGGACTCATCAGAAGAATAATGCTGGAACTATGCTTGCCGGAAACACCATATCCTTCTCCACTGTTGATGAGGGCTCGACGTCGGCGaggaggagctccggcggctACATGCCATCCTTGCTCTTCGCACCTCGGCCCAGCTTTTCATTTGCTGAAGAACCACAGGATTTGCTAGATCACACGGACAACACTAATGATAGTACTGTCCGTGATCAGCATCGTCTTCGGCTCAGCCCTGAACCTTCAGAGGCTTCGTTTGGCGTGAGCTCTGACGTTGTCACGGTGGCTAGCAACCCTGGACAGCAGGCTCAGCGCCGGCATCCCAAGAAGTGCAGGTTCAAAGGGTGCTCAAAGGGCGCGCGAGGCGCGTCAGGTTTGTGCATTGCCCATGGTGGCGGGCAGAGGTGCCAGAAGCCCGGCTGTCACAAGGGCGCCGAGAGCCGCACGGCCTACTGCAAGGCCCACGGCGGGGGCCGCCGGTGCCTGCAGCTCGGCTGCACCAAGAGCGCAGAAGGGAAGACGGATCACTGCATCGCCcatggcggcggccgccggTGCGGCTATGCTGGCTGTCCTAAAGCAGCACGGGGCAAGTCCGGGCGGTGCATCAAGCACGGTGGAGGGAAGCGGTGCTCCGTCGAGGGCTGCATCAGGAGCGCCGAGGGAAGGGTCGGGATGTGCATCTCccacggcggcggccgccggtgCCAGTACCCTGACTGCCGCAAGGGCGCGCAGGGAAGCACGCTGTACTGCAAGGCGCACGGCGGCGGCAAGCGGTGCGTCTTTGAGGGCTGCGCCAAGGGCGCGGAGGGCAGCACTCCGTTGTGCAAGGCGCACGGCGGCGGCAAGCGGTGCATGTACGAGGGCGGCGACGTGTGCCCGAAGAGCGTCCACGGCGGCACCGACTTCTGCGTGGCGCACGGCGGCGGGAAGCGGTGCGCGGTGCCCGGGTgcaccaagagcgcgcgcgggCGCACGGACCACTGCGTGaagcacggcggcggcaagcGGTGTAGGGTCGATGGGTGCGGCAAGAGCGCGCAGGGGAGCACCGAGTACTGCAAGGCCCACGGCGGCGGCAAGCGGTGCATCTTCGGCGCGGGATGCGAGAAGTTCGCGCGCGGCAGGAGCGGCCTTTGTGCCGCGCACGGCACGCTGGTAGcctcgcagcagcagcagcagcgccgcggcggcggcggaagtaTGATCGGGCCGGGCCTCTTCCACGGCGTCGTGCGGTCCGCCAGCGCCGTAAACATGAACAACGAGTACTCGTCATCGGGCGTGAGCGCGGTGTCTGACTGCGACGGCTCGCCCGTGGCGGGGACGAGGAGGCAGGAGCTGATCCCTCCACAGGTGCTGGTCCCCCACTCTATGAagtcctcgccgccggccgtgtCGCCACCGGAGAGGagcagagagggaggggtggtGGCTATCCCCGAGGGAAGGGTGCACGGCGGTGGCCTCCTGTCGTTGCTTGGTGGGAGCTTCAGGAACGTCGACGCCGACAAGCTCTGA